One Gordonia zhaorongruii DNA segment encodes these proteins:
- a CDS encoding helix-turn-helix domain-containing protein: MTIMNSTRLQPLARQAQGRAESAPGLGAQLTPRTIASWEARLGLDRRTMARPDRFVGHEGIRAWNDDVRILSDDPAQFRAVRHSREMSMMSAFCALHSAVRMTSAEQPSAGAADAASPEMLLVAVTAMPGKSVVRQNGQAHAHGAGDLLFISTSMPFESTTTAVADPSGLAIPLRVLGKHRSLAEQRRRPLSARTPLSRAAAGLVRRFAADSAASTMPAPSADAELAVIDLLTAAMAELAGGDRSVLQDDSLANHQAAIDLIARRHRDPDFTPDSIAADLHLSRRQLYRLFENADQSLASRIADVRVETARELLVANPWQPISSIAASSGFRSVATFRNRFKTRYGVGPVEYRHRSLA; the protein is encoded by the coding sequence ATGACGATCATGAACAGCACGCGACTGCAGCCCCTGGCGCGCCAAGCGCAGGGGCGAGCCGAGTCGGCCCCTGGGCTCGGCGCGCAGCTGACGCCGCGCACCATCGCCTCCTGGGAGGCGCGGCTCGGCCTCGATCGTCGGACGATGGCTCGCCCGGACCGATTCGTCGGTCACGAGGGGATCCGGGCGTGGAACGACGACGTTCGGATCCTGTCCGACGATCCCGCGCAGTTTCGGGCGGTCCGCCATTCGCGTGAGATGTCGATGATGAGCGCGTTCTGCGCTCTGCACTCGGCCGTCCGGATGACGAGCGCAGAGCAGCCGAGTGCGGGCGCCGCGGATGCGGCGTCGCCGGAGATGCTTCTCGTCGCAGTCACCGCCATGCCCGGGAAATCGGTGGTCCGGCAGAACGGACAGGCGCACGCGCACGGCGCCGGAGACCTGCTGTTCATCAGCACCTCGATGCCTTTCGAATCGACGACGACAGCGGTCGCCGACCCTTCGGGACTCGCCATACCGTTGCGTGTTCTGGGAAAGCATCGGAGCCTGGCCGAGCAGCGTCGGCGCCCGCTCAGCGCGCGCACCCCGTTGTCGCGCGCGGCCGCCGGATTGGTGCGACGGTTCGCCGCGGACTCGGCGGCGTCGACGATGCCCGCACCGTCCGCAGATGCCGAACTGGCGGTGATCGACTTGCTGACTGCAGCGATGGCGGAGTTGGCCGGCGGGGATCGCTCGGTCCTGCAAGACGATTCCCTGGCCAATCATCAGGCCGCGATCGACCTCATCGCACGCAGGCACCGCGACCCGGACTTCACGCCCGACTCCATCGCGGCCGACCTCCACCTGTCCCGACGTCAGCTGTACCGGCTGTTCGAGAACGCCGACCAGTCGTTGGCATCCCGCATCGCCGATGTCCGCGTCGAGACGGCGCGCGAACTGCTCGTCGCCAACCCGTGGCAGCCGATCAGCAGCATCGCCGCATCATCGGGATTCCGGTCGGTCGCCACCTTCCGGAATCGGTTCAAGACCCGGTACGGAGTCGGTCCGGTGGAGTACCGGCACCGCTCCTTGGCCTGA
- the fgd gene encoding glucose-6-phosphate dehydrogenase (coenzyme-F420): MAAPLKLGLKASAEQFGPRDLVELGVAAEEFGLDSVTVSDHFQPWRHNGGHAPFSLAWMAAVGERTERLQMGTSVMTPTFRYNPAVIAQAFATMGCLYPGRVMLGVGTGEALNEYATGFTGEWPEFKERFARLREAVRLMRELWTGDQVDFEGDYYTTQGAFMYDVPADPVPVYIAAGGPVVARYAGRMGDGFICTSGKGMELYTEKLIPAVKEGAAKKEREFSSIDRMIEIKISYDRDPQRALEQTRFWAPLSLTPEQKHSVSSSMEMERLADELPIEQVAKRWIVASNPEDAIAQIKPYLDAGLNHLVFHNPGADQRRFLEAFSEDVVPELRALA; encoded by the coding sequence ATGGCTGCCCCACTCAAACTCGGACTCAAGGCGTCGGCAGAGCAGTTCGGTCCTCGGGACCTCGTCGAGCTCGGGGTCGCCGCAGAGGAATTCGGGCTCGACTCGGTCACCGTCAGCGACCATTTCCAGCCGTGGCGGCACAACGGCGGCCATGCGCCGTTCTCGCTCGCGTGGATGGCCGCGGTCGGCGAGCGAACCGAGCGCCTGCAGATGGGCACGTCGGTGATGACACCGACCTTCCGCTACAACCCGGCAGTCATCGCGCAGGCGTTCGCCACCATGGGCTGCCTGTACCCGGGCCGCGTCATGCTCGGCGTCGGAACCGGTGAGGCACTGAACGAGTACGCCACCGGGTTCACAGGTGAATGGCCCGAGTTCAAGGAGCGCTTCGCACGGCTGCGTGAAGCAGTCCGACTGATGCGCGAACTGTGGACCGGCGACCAAGTGGATTTCGAGGGCGACTACTACACGACGCAGGGTGCCTTCATGTACGACGTTCCGGCAGACCCCGTGCCGGTGTACATCGCGGCAGGCGGACCGGTCGTCGCACGATACGCGGGACGGATGGGTGACGGCTTCATCTGCACATCGGGCAAGGGCATGGAGCTCTACACCGAGAAGCTGATCCCCGCAGTGAAAGAGGGAGCGGCCAAGAAGGAACGCGAATTCTCGAGCATCGACCGGATGATCGAGATCAAGATCTCATACGACCGTGATCCGCAGCGGGCACTGGAGCAGACCCGGTTCTGGGCGCCGCTATCATTGACGCCCGAGCAGAAGCACAGCGTGAGCAGCTCGATGGAGATGGAGCGCCTCGCCGACGAGTTGCCGATCGAGCAGGTCGCCAAGCGCTGGATCGTGGCGTCGAACCCGGAGGACGCGATCGCGCAGATCAAGCCCTACCTGGACGCCGGACTCAACCACCTGGTGTTCCACAACCCGGGCGCGGATCAGCGGCGGTTCCTGGAGGCGTTCAGCGAGGACGTGGTGCCGGAACTGCGCGCGCTGGCCTGA